A window of the Phaseolus vulgaris cultivar G19833 chromosome 5, P. vulgaris v2.0, whole genome shotgun sequence genome harbors these coding sequences:
- the LOC137836168 gene encoding uncharacterized protein, with amino-acid sequence MVITVEIDKFAIAKVLVDQGSSVDILYWETFKKMQIPKAEVQPYSEQIVGFLGERVDTRGYIDLFTTFGDNYLSKTINIRYLLVNANTSYNILLSRPSINKLKAIVLTLHLAMKFPSSMEISQQCM; translated from the coding sequence ATGGTTATAACTGTGGAAATTGACAAGTTTGCAATTGCCAAAGTTCTTGTGGACCAAGGTAGTTCGGTCGACATCCTGTATTGGGAAACATTTAAGAAAATGCAAATTCCAAAAGCAGAAGTACAGCCTTATAGCGAACAGATAGTTGGATTTTTGGGAGAAAGGGTGGATACAAGGGGATATATTGACTTATTCACTACTTTCGGTGACAACTATCTCAGTAAAACTATTAACATACGATACCTTCTGGTCAATGCCAATACATCCTACAATATCTTGCTCAGTCGTCCATCCATCAACAAGTTGAAAGCTATTGTTTTGACCCTTCATCTGGCCATGAAATTCCCTTCGTCAATGGAGATATCGCAAcagtgcatgtag